A part of Pristiophorus japonicus isolate sPriJap1 chromosome 33, sPriJap1.hap1, whole genome shotgun sequence genomic DNA contains:
- the LOC139240657 gene encoding zinc finger protein 214-like, giving the protein MEAEGTIHSGEKLYRCCVCGQGFSQSSNLERHECSHIGEKPFKCGDCGKRFNYLSQLETHHRIHTGERPFTCSDCGKGFTRKSHLLIHQRVHTGVKPFICSDCAKGFTTSSDLRTHQRVHTGESPFTCSECGKGFTQPSHLLTHQRVPTGERPFTCSECRKGFTQSSNLLAHQRVHTGARPFTCSNCGKGFTRSSHLRTHQRVHTGERPFTCSGCGKGFTELSYLLTHQRVHTG; this is encoded by the coding sequence atggaagcagaaggcaccattcacagtggggagaaactgtacaggtgctgtgtgtgtggacaaggcttcagccaatcatccaacctggagagacacgagtgcagtcacattggggagaaaccatttaaatgtggggactgtgggaaaaggTTCAACTACCTGTCCCAGCTGGAAACGCATCatcgaattcacaccggggagaggccgttcacctgctccgactgtgggaagggattcactcggaaatcccacctgctgatacaccagcgagttcacactggggtgaagCCTTTCATCTGCTCCGACTGTGCGAAGGGATTCACGACATCATCCGACCTgcggacacatcagcgagttcacactggggagagtccgttcacctgctctgagtgtgggaagggattcactcagccatcccacctgttgacacaccagcgtgttcccactggggagaggccgttcacctgctccgagtgtaggaagggattcactcagtcatctaacctgctggcacaccagcgagttcacactggggcaaggccattcacctgctccaactgtgggaagggattcactcgttcatcccacctgcgcacacaccagcgagttcacactggggagaggccattcacctgctctgggtgtgggaagggattcactgaattatcctacctgctgacacatcagcgagttcacactgggtag